One segment of Candidatus Melainabacteria bacterium DNA contains the following:
- the ybaK gene encoding Cys-tRNA(Pro) deacylase has translation MKTNAARLLDKLKISYELKEYEVDPEDLTAQTVANKIGFPCNQVFKTLAAIGNKNGVLLAVVPGDTQLDLKSVAKISGNSDVKLAPLKDVENLTGYIRGGVTALACKKPYPVYVHESITEFDRISISAGQRGIQIIIKPQDYIDAVKAKVAAIAKEEQTT, from the coding sequence ATGAAAACAAACGCAGCACGGTTGCTAGACAAACTTAAAATCAGTTACGAACTGAAAGAATATGAAGTAGATCCAGAAGATCTGACTGCGCAGACCGTTGCAAACAAAATTGGATTTCCTTGCAATCAGGTGTTTAAAACTCTCGCGGCCATCGGCAACAAAAATGGCGTATTGCTGGCTGTGGTACCGGGCGACACTCAACTAGATCTGAAGTCCGTAGCAAAGATCAGTGGAAATTCAGACGTGAAGCTGGCACCACTGAAAGACGTAGAGAATCTGACTGGTTATATTCGCGGCGGCGTGACCGCTTTAGCCTGCAAAAAACCATACCCGGTTTACGTTCATGAAAGTATCACAGAATTCGATCGCATCTCGATTTCAGCTGGGCAGCGCGGCATCCAGATAATAATAAAGCCCCAGGATTATATCGATGCCGTCAAAGCAAAGGTAGCTGCAATCGCAAAGGAAGAGCAGACAACCTGA